A single genomic interval of Scyliorhinus canicula chromosome 15, sScyCan1.1, whole genome shotgun sequence harbors:
- the zgc:112496 gene encoding LOW QUALITY PROTEIN: uncharacterized protein zgc:112496 (The sequence of the model RefSeq protein was modified relative to this genomic sequence to represent the inferred CDS: inserted 2 bases in 2 codons; deleted 3 bases in 2 codons; substituted 1 base at 1 genomic stop codon), with protein sequence MGELYNCKDPAVWRSVFALYSDVVEEKTTTSKGRKAGKLSALDKWYQEELPRAVSGRTEKYLTHAELVQLMEWKLTRGKFRPTLQQMVRSNSSDAGEACTRRAFKLLPDISAADRRDQXLKAVGPATASAVLXAGAPQLSAFMADEAVESIPGLVPIKYTLKXYILYLDKVRECAKRLNKYDLVKDWTPHRIEQCLWTWAVAQQIKPLLLKGIVLLQSKTVDKEKSAATRPVKRQKNTMMGSSGLVKA encoded by the exons ATGGGTGAATTATATAACTGCAAGGATCCTGCTGTATGGAGGTCTGTGTTTGCTCTTTATTCAGATGTGGTTGAAGAAAAGACAACAACATCCAAAGGAAGGAAAGCAGGCAAACTGTCTGCACTGGATAAATG GTATCAAGAAGAACTGCCAAGAGCCGTTTCTGGTCGCACAGAAAAATACCTCACACATGCCGAGCTGGTTCAGTTGATGGAATGGAAACTGACA AGAGGCAAGTTC CGCCCAACGCTGCAGCAGATGGTAAGGAGTAATTCTAGTGACGCTGGGGAGGCCTGCACACGGAGAGCTTTCAAGCTG CTTCCTGACATCTCAGCTGCCGATCGCAGAGATCAGTAACTGAAAGCTGTGGGACCTGCTACTGCATCAG CTGTGC TGGCTGGTGCACCACAGCTATCTGCGTTCATGGCTGATGAAGCGGTGGAGTCAATCCCAGGCTTGGTTCCTATCAAGTACACACTTA ACTACATCCTATACTTGGATAAAGTGAGGGAATGTGCAAAACGACTCAACAAGT ATGATTTGGTGAAGGACTGGACCCCTCACAGAATCGAGCAGTGCCTTTGGACCTGGGCTGTGGCCCAGCAGATTAAGCCCTTGTTGCTGAAGGGAATCGTGCTGCTTCAAAGCAAAACAGTGGACAAAGAAAAAAGTGCAGCAACAAGACCTGTGAAAAGGCAGAAAAACACAATGATGGGTTCATCGGGCCTTGTCAAAGCCTGA